A DNA window from Janibacter sp. A1S7 contains the following coding sequences:
- a CDS encoding sensor histidine kinase: MTAGLHLPTVVVVSGAFIACGLLIAFLRWRRHRPGFISVTDQATYETLHTASVAARHLADGYTDEGCERAAPFLRAMLATPALALCDRSSVLVWDGEGRHHLPAVMDQGQSVLSSGRTLVLGPESVTCSSLECPLRAAVLAPVSVEGRVIGLIAGFGPAASAGLARAAEEVASWVATQVELAELSHQRTRAMEAELRALRAQISPHFIYNSLAAIASFVRTDPARARELLLEFADFTRYALRRDGAFTTVSEELRNVERYLVLEQARFGERLGITLKIAPEVLPVRVPYLAIQPLVENAVRHGLAPKEGPGQITLSAIDHGTDAEFAVDDDGVGADPEVIRKVLDGQSRADSVGLGNVDARLRQVYGEEFGLVVDTAPEAGMRVSFRVPKYSPALEEPA; encoded by the coding sequence ATGACGGCCGGCCTGCACCTTCCCACTGTGGTGGTCGTCTCGGGCGCCTTCATCGCCTGCGGTCTGCTCATCGCGTTCCTGCGCTGGCGACGCCACCGTCCCGGATTCATCTCCGTCACCGACCAGGCGACCTACGAGACCCTGCACACCGCGTCGGTCGCGGCCCGTCACCTCGCCGACGGGTACACGGACGAGGGATGCGAGCGCGCAGCCCCCTTCCTCCGGGCGATGCTCGCCACGCCCGCCCTGGCACTCTGCGACCGCAGCAGCGTGCTCGTCTGGGACGGCGAAGGCAGGCATCACCTGCCGGCGGTCATGGACCAGGGGCAGTCGGTGCTCTCCTCGGGACGAACCCTCGTCCTCGGGCCGGAGTCGGTCACCTGCAGCTCGCTGGAGTGCCCGCTGCGAGCGGCCGTCCTCGCCCCGGTGTCCGTCGAGGGCCGGGTGATCGGACTGATCGCCGGGTTCGGGCCCGCCGCGTCCGCCGGCCTCGCGCGCGCTGCCGAGGAGGTCGCCTCGTGGGTGGCCACCCAGGTCGAGCTGGCCGAGCTCTCCCACCAGCGCACCCGCGCCATGGAGGCCGAGCTGCGCGCCCTGCGCGCCCAGATCTCCCCGCACTTCATCTACAACAGCCTCGCGGCGATCGCGTCGTTCGTGCGGACGGATCCGGCCCGGGCGCGTGAGCTGTTGCTCGAGTTCGCCGACTTCACCCGCTACGCCCTGCGGCGCGACGGCGCCTTCACGACCGTCAGCGAGGAGCTGCGCAATGTCGAGCGCTATCTCGTCCTCGAGCAGGCCCGCTTCGGCGAGCGCTTGGGTATCACCCTGAAGATCGCGCCCGAGGTGTTGCCGGTCCGGGTGCCGTATCTGGCCATCCAGCCCCTCGTGGAGAACGCCGTGCGCCACGGGCTCGCCCCGAAGGAGGGACCCGGTCAGATCACGCTGAGCGCGATCGACCACGGCACCGACGCCGAGTTCGCCGTCGATGACGACGGCGTCGGAGCCGACCCGGAGGTCATCCGCAAGGTCCTGGACGGACAGTCCCGAGCCGACTCCGTCGGCCTCGGCAACGTCGACGCCCGGTTGCGCCAGGTCTACGGTGAGGAGTTCGGTCTCGTCGTCGACACGGCACCGGAGGCGGGGATGCGGGTTTCCTTCCGGGTACCCAAGTACTCCCCGGCCCTCGAGGAACCCGCCTAG
- a CDS encoding LytR/AlgR family response regulator transcription factor, with protein sequence MPRPSLPALTVLVVDDEAPARNEVAWLLDQDDRVSRVLTASSGTVALAALEREQIDVVFSDIAMPGLDGMQLARVIRRFAERPQIVFITAYDTHAVDAFDLDAVDYLMKPVRPERIGEAVRRCLASADRETGTPEADESDETIPVELGGVIRFIPRSEIRWVQAQGDYARLHTPSGSHLVRIPLATLEDRWAEAGFVRIHRSTLVATRHISEVHNDGGRCTVVVDGNELQVSRRHTRALRTTLLRPRTDTDDG encoded by the coding sequence ATGCCGCGCCCGTCGCTTCCTGCGTTGACCGTCCTCGTCGTCGATGACGAGGCCCCGGCCCGCAACGAGGTCGCCTGGCTCCTCGACCAGGACGACCGGGTCAGTCGTGTCCTCACCGCCTCGAGCGGCACGGTTGCCCTGGCCGCCCTCGAACGCGAGCAGATCGACGTCGTCTTCAGCGACATCGCCATGCCGGGGCTGGACGGGATGCAGCTCGCTCGCGTCATCCGGCGGTTCGCGGAGCGACCCCAGATCGTCTTCATCACCGCCTACGACACCCACGCAGTCGATGCCTTCGACCTGGATGCCGTCGACTACCTGATGAAGCCGGTGCGCCCGGAGCGGATCGGCGAGGCGGTGCGGCGCTGTCTCGCCTCGGCCGACCGGGAGACCGGCACGCCCGAGGCGGATGAGAGCGACGAGACGATCCCGGTCGAGCTCGGCGGAGTGATCCGTTTCATCCCCCGCAGCGAGATCCGGTGGGTCCAGGCCCAGGGTGACTACGCCCGGCTGCACACCCCTTCGGGCTCGCACCTGGTGCGCATCCCGCTGGCCACCCTCGAGGACCGGTGGGCCGAGGCGGGATTCGTCCGGATCCACCGCTCCACCCTGGTCGCGACCCGGCACATCAGCGAGGTCCACAACGACGGTGGACGCTGCACGGTCGTCGTCGACGGCAACGAGCTGCAGGTGAGTCGACGGCACACCCGGGCGTTGCGCACCACGCTGCTTCGGCCCCGCACCGACACCGACGACGGGTGA